The following coding sequences lie in one Cannabis sativa cultivar Pink pepper isolate KNU-18-1 chromosome 5, ASM2916894v1, whole genome shotgun sequence genomic window:
- the LOC115716923 gene encoding uncharacterized protein LOC115716923 → MADRAMVSSYDHHHQKAVVRKSSIMIERKPLMLKDYLLDDLSSCSSNGFKSFPRRQCCSTVRFLLEIDLKQNHQHRSRRHNPKEQPNLVKAKRHFRSSRSGRFTISVLQRASDAVINAVKQMPFPSVMSSVQNRARKGLLPRSLSRKLLNNRFWGRGATDKDNAGANNNTKVGDHHHRQEIIRENINRWRLCPELPDNDDDQNITTKTVISSSSSGNSKSNSWCESEFTTTTTTCSSKQSETIPITTVAHENDVSQKVKKKVDRTSTVGDEEDTTELGPTTATCSHQHAKEWSNEEDKEQFSPVSVLDCPFEDDDQDETNSPFNSKVTHLEGTKQNLQRKIRRLENLTQLEPVDLEKRIIAMSDIKDDYDRVKIKKSSDDEIEDQKARELVTKLTKNIGTTTWSTATEKLMFEFFRERMAEERASTKGFAEAMAVKSAVDWTVGAPTREVLVGWEVKEGRKAYTRDMERNGKWRNLDEEMGEIDLELEDLVWDSLMEEVLLDLL, encoded by the exons ATGGCTGATCGAGCAATGGTTTCTTCttatgatcatcatcatcaaaagGCGGTGGTTAGAAAATCATCAATTATGATCGAACGTAAGCCGTTGATGCTCAAGGACTATCTTCTCGACGATCTAAGTTCGTGCTCATCCAACGGCTTCAAATCTTTTCCAAGGCGTCAGTGCTGCTCGACCGTCAGATTTCTCCTCGAGATCGATCTTAAACAGAATCATCAGCACCGCAGTCGTCGACATAATCCTAAAGAACAACCAAATTTGGTTAAGGCAAAGCGACATTTCCGAAGTAGCAGAAGCGGTCGCTTCACCATCTCAGTCCTTCAAAGAGCTTCGGATGCCGTTATTAACGCCGTCAAACAAATGCCGTTCCCTTCAGTTATGTCATCCGTTCAAAACAGAGCCAGAAAAGGACTCCTGCCCAGAAGCCTTTCCAGGAAGCTATTAAATAATCGCTTTTGGGGTAGAGGCGCCACTGATAAAGATAATGCTGGTGCCAATAATAATACTAAAGTCGGAGATCATCATCACCGTCAAGAGATCATCAGAGAAAATATCAACCGGTGGAGATTGTGTCCTGAGCTGCCGGACAATGATGATGATCAAAATATTACCACGAAAACCGTTATTTCAAGTAGCTCAAGCGGTAATAGTAAGAGTAACAGTTGGTGTGAGAGTGAGTTTACTACCACTACTACAACTTGTTCTAGCAAACAATCCGAAACCATTCCAATTACCACTGTAGCTCATGAAAACGACGTGTCGCAGAAGGTCAAAAAGAAAGTAGATCGTACTAGTACTGTCGGTGATGAGGAGGATACGACGGAGTTAGGACCAACAACCGCTACCTGCTCTCATCAACACGCAAAG GAGTGGTCAAATGAAGAAGATAAGGAACAATTCAGTCCCGTCTCTGTGTTGGATTGTCCATTCGAAGACGATGATCAAGATGAGACTAACTCTCCGTTCAATAGCAAAGTCACTCACTTGGAAG GAACGAAACAGAATCTTCAGCGCAAGATTCGAAGGCTCGAGAACCTCACTCAACTGGAACCAGTCGATCTGGAAAAGAGAATAATCGCAATGTCAGATATCAAAGACGATTACGATCGAGTTAAGATTAAAAAATCAAGCGACGATGAAATCGAAGATCAAAAAGCGCGGGAACTGGTTACGAAACTCACCAAAAACATCGGTACTACGACATGGTCGACTGCGACCGAAAAATTAATGTTCGAATTCTTCAGAGAGCGAATGGCGGAGGAGAGAGCATCGACAAAGGGCTTTGCGGAGGCAATGGCGGTGAAATCAGCAGTGGATTGGACGGTGGGAGCTCCGACGAGAGAAGTTTTGGTGGGATGGGAGGTTAAGGAGGGAAGAAAGGCTTACACCAGGGATATGGAAAGAAATGGAAAATGGAGAAATTTGGATGAGGAAATGGGAGAGATTGATTTGGAGTTGGAAGATCTGGTTTGGGATTCTTTAATGGAGGAAGTCTTACTTGATCTGTTGTGA